Within the Hypericibacter adhaerens genome, the region GCCGAACAGCACGATGTCCTCGTCCCGGACATAGGGGCGGCCGCCATCGATGTCGGTCACGATCCCGGGGCCCCGGCCCGAGACCAGCGCCAGGTCCATGTCCGCGGCTTCGCCAGTCAGCGACGCCTCCGGCTGGTAGAAGTCGGCATGGCCGTCGAGGAACAGCAGGCCATAGCGGTCGCGCCGGCGCAGGGCCAGCATGCAGCCCAGCAGGATGCTGCAATCGCCGCCGAGCACGATCGGGAACTCGCCCTGATCGACCGCTTCCCCCACGATGTCGGCAAGGCTGACCGAGTAGTCGGCAATCCCCTGAGGGTTCAGCATCCGGGTGGCCTCGTCGCGCACCGGATCGTAGCCCGGCGGCTCGATCCGGCCGGCATGGCGGGCGTCGAGCGCCCGCCCGAGACCGAGCCTCTGCAGCACCTCAGGCGTGCGCTCGACGCCGCTGGGCCAGAGACCCAGGGGCGATGGCGCTTCTATGATGGCGTAGCGGGGCATCACTTCCTTCTCCTCCCCTTCGAGGACAGGGCGGTCGCATGGCGGATGAAGCGCTTCAGGGATTCTGCGAGACCAATTTCGCCAGATAGGGCTTCTGGATCGCCAGAAGCTTATCATAGGCGCCCGGTGCCGCCGCCGTCGCCATGTTGGTGTTGACGACGAAGGGCCCCAGCAGGGTGAAGCTGGTGACGCCGGCCTTCGCCATGTCCTGGCCGCCGGCCGAGGCCGTCATGGCCAGCGCGATATAGAGCCCGTTGCGGTCCTTGTCGACCACGCCCAGGAGCTGGGTATCGGAGAGCTTCATGCCCTGCAGCCGCGCGTTGATCTCGCTCTCGACCTCTTTGGTATCGAGCTTCGGCATCTGGCTTTGCATGGCGTTGATGAAATCGCCGCGCGACATGCCGGCGACCCGGGGCTGGCCGTTCTCCAGCTGCACCGCCAGGTTGCCATAGACGCTGTAGCTGGTAAGGCGCCCGGCCCGCCAGGCCTCGATCTCGTTGCAGGGCACGAAATGCATCAGCACCCGGTTCCGGTCGGCCTGGGCATTCTCGACGGCCTGCATGACCCGGGCATCCTGCGGCTTGGTGCGATCGAGCGCGCAATAGCCTTGCGGCGGCTCGATCGACAGGAACCGGCCGCCGACCTGGACCTGCTCGGCCTCGGCGAGGGACGCGGTGAACAGAGCGGCACCGAACGCCAGGATCCAGCAGAAGCGCATCGACCGTCTCCTTTGCTGTCGAACGGGTCTCACGGGATATGGGGTCACGGATTGCGGCGCACCAGCTCCGCCGCGAAGCTCTTCTGCGACGCGACGAGCTGGTCGAGAGCGCCCTCGCCGGTCGGCGCGAACAGATAGAGGTTGACCGGGATCGAGCGCAGCATCGTGCTGGCGACCATTCCCGCCTGCGGGACCGTTTTCCCGTCGAGCTCCAGGCTGGCGAGGACGCCGACATAGAGGGCATCGTCATTTCGCTCGAGGATGCCCAGAAGCTCCGTCTGCGGAATCTCGGCCCCGGCCGCGGGCGGCTCGCCCTCGGCCATGCGCCAGGCCGCCGCCTTTCGATCCGGCTCGGGCATCTGCGGGGCGACGATCCTGAAATACTCCTCTTTCGTCAGGGGCAGCGGATGCGGAGCATCCTTGTAGGAGAGAGGGAGCATGACCTGCCCATAATGGACCAGGCGGTCGGTGCGCCGCGCATGCAGGTCGGCGAGCTCGTCGCAACGCGCGAACTGGAGCGCCACGATGTTCGACCCCTGCTGCGCGACCTCGTCTTCGACGCGCTTGAGCAGGACCGCCTCGTCGGGATCGTCGTGACGGAGGGCGCAATAGCCCTCGGGCGGCGACAGCGACAGGGTGACGCCGGCGACCGGGTAATCCTGCGCGGCAACGGGGCGAGCGAGGACCAGCAGGAGAAGGAAAGCCGAGACCGCGATGCGCATGGGCTCCCCAGCACGGGCGAAGGCGGAGAGTTCCGGCTTCCCCGCCCGGAAAGGCCGGGCGGCGGCAGGCTACCGGCGCGCCACCATCAGCTTCTTGATCTCGGCGATGGCCTTGGCCGGATTGAGACCCTTCGGGCAGGTCTTGGTGCAGTTCATGATGGTGTGGCAGCGATAGAGCCGGAACGGGTCCTCGAGATTGTCGAGCCGCTCGCCGGTGCATTCGTCGCGGCTGTCGGCGATCCAGCGATAGGCCTGCAGCAGGATCGCCGGGCCCAGATAGCGGTCGCCGTTCCACCAGTAGCTGGGGCAGGAGGTGGCGCAGCAGAAGCAGAGGATGCATTCCCAGAGCCCGTCGAGCTTGGCGCGCTCCTCGGGGCTCTGCGGATGCTCGCGGCCCGGCGCCGGCGACTTGGTCTTGAGCCAGGGCTCGATCGAGGCATATTGCGCATAGGCGCGGTTTAGGTCCGGGACGAGATCCTTCACGACCTGCATGTGCGGCAGCGGGTAGATCTTCACCTCGCCCTTCACCTCGTCGATATATTTGGTGCAGGCGAGCGTGTTGGTGCCGTCGATGTTCATGGCGCAGCTTCCGCACACGCCCTCGCGGCAGGAGCGGCGGAAGGTCAGGGTCGCGTCCATCTCGTTCTTGATCTTGATGAGCGCGTCCAGGACCATCGGCCCGCATTTGTCGAGATCGACCTCGTAGGTGTCGAGCTGCGGCGTCTCGCCCGAATCCGGGTTCCAGCGATAGATCTTGAACTGGCGGATGCGCTTGGCGCCTGCCGGTGCCTTGTGGGTCTTGCCGGGTCGGATCTTGGAATTGGCGGGCAGGGCGAATTCGGCCATCGTCGTGCAAATCCTCTCTCGAATCTCAGGCGAAGAGCGGCCCCTCGCGACCAGGGACCGCTCTTTCTTGCGGCAAGCCTCGCGCCAAGGCTACGCGGTTTTCGGCGTGAATCGATGCTAAAGCATTAACTAGCTGTTTTCGCTCGCCTTTACCAGCCCGACCGGGCGCGCCTTGCGCATTTCCAGATAGCCATAGCCGATGGCGAGCCCGGCGGCGATCCAGACCAGCTCGCGGCCCCGGCGCACCAGCGCCACCGCCACGCCGACCGAAGGCTCGCCCACGAAGGCGCCATAGAGCAGCAGCAGCGCCCCCTCGGTCGCCCCCAAGCTGCCCGGGATGAGGCCCGTCGCCTGGCGCACCAGCTGCACGGTGGCCTCGATGACGAGGGCTTCGGCGGGGGCCAGCGGATAGCCCAGCAACGCCGAGATGACCCAGAGCTCGAGCGCGCCCAGGAGCCAGCCGAGGAAGGCCAGCAGAAGGGCGCCGCCGAACCGCAGCGGCGCGAAGACATAGAGACGCTGGATCTCGTCCTCGACCGCGCGGGTTTCGCTCAAGACGCGCTCGAGCCCGCGCGCATAGCGGTAACGGTGGAGGAAGGAAGCGAGCCGCGAGGCGATCCGCAGGCGCTGCACCAGGAAGAAGCCCAGGATCCCGGCGGCGAACAGCAGCGCACCGACCCCGATGGCGGCGACCATGTGGGCGTCGAGAGCCGGCTGCCGCTGCATCAGAATGCAGGCGATGCCGAGGAAGGGCAGGAAGGACAGCAGCAGCGAGGTGCGCGCCACCAGGAGCGACGCGATCGTCTCGCGCGCGTCCAGGCCCCGATGCTTGACCAGGATGAGGCCCTTGGCCGGCTCGCCGCCGAGCCCGCCCAAGGGCGTCACCACGTTGAGCATCTCGCCGACCAGCCGCAGCTTCCAGAGCCAGAGCCATTCCCTGATCGTGAAACGCAGCGCCGGCAGCACGGCCAGCCAGCTCGCCACGTCGGCGCT harbors:
- a CDS encoding flippase-like domain-containing protein; amino-acid sequence: MRISSRLWVKLAAVLLGLGLLALILANVDLAQLLDLLGRIGWGFLLVLAAAALIFSADVASWLAVLPALRFTIREWLWLWKLRLVGEMLNVVTPLGGLGGEPAKGLILVKHRGLDARETIASLLVARTSLLLSFLPFLGIACILMQRQPALDAHMVAAIGVGALLFAAGILGFFLVQRLRIASRLASFLHRYRYARGLERVLSETRAVEDEIQRLYVFAPLRFGGALLLAFLGWLLGALELWVISALLGYPLAPAEALVIEATVQLVRQATGLIPGSLGATEGALLLLYGAFVGEPSVGVAVALVRRGRELVWIAAGLAIGYGYLEMRKARPVGLVKASENS
- a CDS encoding succinate dehydrogenase iron-sulfur subunit: MAEFALPANSKIRPGKTHKAPAGAKRIRQFKIYRWNPDSGETPQLDTYEVDLDKCGPMVLDALIKIKNEMDATLTFRRSCREGVCGSCAMNIDGTNTLACTKYIDEVKGEVKIYPLPHMQVVKDLVPDLNRAYAQYASIEPWLKTKSPAPGREHPQSPEERAKLDGLWECILCFCCATSCPSYWWNGDRYLGPAILLQAYRWIADSRDECTGERLDNLEDPFRLYRCHTIMNCTKTCPKGLNPAKAIAEIKKLMVARR
- a CDS encoding arginase family protein, with protein sequence MPRYAIIEAPSPLGLWPSGVERTPEVLQRLGLGRALDARHAGRIEPPGYDPVRDEATRMLNPQGIADYSVSLADIVGEAVDQGEFPIVLGGDCSILLGCMLALRRRDRYGLLFLDGHADFYQPEASLTGEAADMDLALVSGRGPGIVTDIDGGRPYVRDEDIVLFGHRDAEIARQYGSQDVNATDITVLDLPAVRKAGVAASASAAVRRLADGEGRGFWIHLDVDVLDDAVMPAVDYRMEGGLDLEELVTVLRSAVGSGHAVGLDLTIFNPNLDPNRTIARNLVGALVRALR